CTCTTGCCCTCTAACTCCAATTCTTTTATAATCTTGATTTATGACAACGTACCCTGTTCCACAAAATCCTCTTTTACTGCGTGCTTTACGTCTTATGGACGCATTCTCGAAATCTGACGATGAGAGAGATTTTTATTTAGACCGCGTTGAAGGATTCATCCTTTATATTGATTTAGATAAAGATCAAGAAGATCTTGATAAGATTTACGAGGAACTAGAGATAAACGCTGAGCGGTATTGTTTAATTCCAAAGCTGACGTTCTATGAAGTTAAAAAAATCATGGAAACGTTTATCAATGAAAAAATTTACGACATAGATACTAAAGAAAAATTTCTTGAAATTTTGCAGTCTAAAAATGCTCGAGAGCAATTTTTAGAATTTATCTATGATCACGAGTCTGAATTAGAGAAGTGGCAGCAATTTTATGTAGAGCGTTCGCGAATACGTATTATTGAGTGGTTGCGTAATAATAAGTTTCATTTTGTTTTTGAAGAAGACCTAGATTTTACCAAGCACATTTTAGAGCAATTTAAGATACATCTTTTTGATACCAAGGTATCAAAAGAGTTAACGCAAGCGCGTCAATTGTTAGTGAACAAGGCTAAAGTTTATTATTCTAACGAGGCGTTGAATCCTCGTCCTAAGAGAGGGCGTCCTCCGAAGCAGTCAGCAAAGGTAGAGTCAGAAACTACAATATCTAGTGATATTTATACTAAAGTGCCTTCTGTAGCGCGACGTTTCCTTTTCCTTCCTGAGATTACTTCGGCATCTTCAATAACATTTTCTGAGAAGTTTGATACTGAAGAAGAGTTTTTAGCGAATCTTCGTGGATCAGGCCGTGTTGAGGATCAGTTAAACCTTGCTAATCTTTCAGAAAGATTTGCTTCTTTGAAGGAGCTTTCTGCGAAGTTAGGTTATGATTCTATGTCTACGGGAGATTTCTTTGGAGATGATGATGATGATGAGGAAAAAGTTCCCGTGAAGTCCAAAGCTCCTGCTAAGCGTGGCCGTAAGAAGTCTTCATAAGATTTTAAAGGTCATTTTTTTAATATCCAGATAGTTGCAACTCCAAAAGATAGCTTTCTTTTTTTGCTAATATGGAATTTAGCTTCTTTGAAGAGATGTTCTAAATGCTGATCTTTAGGAAGGTTTCTAATGCTGCTGCTTAAATATGTATAGGCATCTTTGTTTTTAGAATAGTGTTTTCCAATTCTTGGAATAAGGAATTGTAGATAGAACCTGTGAACTAAATACATAGGGTGTTTGTTAGAGGGAGAGGTGAGCTCTAAGATTCCCAAAGAACCACCTTTTTTCAAAATACGATAGATTTCATCAAGGGCCTCTTTAGGATCAGAGAGGTTTCTCAGACCATAAGCCATAGCAGCTAGTGTTTGCGATTCTGAATCTATAGGAAGTTGAACGATATCACTTTCTACTAGTGTAAAAGGAGCTTTTGGATAGCGTTTCTTAGCTTCTAAGAGCATGACAGGTGAAAAATCTACGAGAGTTGCCTGCGATCCAGGATAGTTCCTAGTATATTTATAGGAGACTTTTCCTGTTCCTGAGCAAAGATCTATAATTTGTTCGGATTTCCCTAACATTTTTGAGAATTTGCGATTCCATAAGTGATGCATTCCTAAAGATAAAATAGAATTAATCTTATCGTATTTAGGAGCGAGGAAATCAAACATTTCCCTAAGGTTAGGTTTGTTGGTAGATAGCTGCATGATATTCTCGGAATTTCTCTAGCCCTTCATAATCTTCCTCTCTTAGTCGGTAGCGACATAGAGAGTAGTATTCTTTAATAAGGTTTTCGGGGAGCTGAGTACGCTCGACAGCTTTTGCAATCGCAGCTTCAGGATGGGCTTCGAAATGACTGAGGGATTGTTCTAAAGCTGTTTGTATAGTAGCGCTTCCTTGAGGGTTGTTCGAAAGAACAACAGCAAAAACAAAGGGTAATTGAGTAAGCTCATACCATCCTTGGGCAAGATCATAAGTAGAAAATCCTGATATATGGGGATGATGAAGAGCTTTATCGCCAATTAATAATAAGCCGTCGTAATTTTCTGAGGATGTTTTTAAAACATCATCAGAAGAAAGTTGGATAATTTCAGGAATAGGGGTGTTCCATAAATACCGACAAAGGATGTTTAATAGCATTACTGACGAGCGACTTTCTTTTGTTGCTGCGATGCGTAATTTCCCTGAGGTGAAAAATGTCGGTGCTGCATAAAGATTTACACTAAGGATTTTCTTATAAGCTGCTATTCCAAATCCTGAGAGTTTCCCTAGGGGATGTGTTAAAGACCCTACTGAAGAGGTAAGAGCAAACTGTAAGCTTCCATCTAGTAGTTTCGCGAGCAAATCAGCTGGAGGAGCTGTATGAAGAAAAATATCATTTCTTTCTGCAAGCTCTAAAGAAAAAGGAAAAGCATTGATATAGCTTACACAACCTAAAGTTAAACGTCTTTCGAGTTCGTTAGACATGGAATGCGTCCCTGTTGTTTGATTAGGCTTGCCATACCCTCAATATCCATCCTGATAGTTTGTTTAGAAGAGGCCATTTCAAAAACCTTTTCTCCGAGATGTGTGGAAGAAAAATCATTCGCCCCACAAGAGAGTAAGTGTAGAGCTTCGTCTATTCCTAAATAATTCCAGAGGGCTTTTATATTTCTAAAATTATCTAAGAATAACCTAGCAACAGCAATGATAGACGCAGGGAGGATATTATGAGAACAACTTAATTTGCGTAGTCTTTTCCCTAGAGCATTGTTTTCTGTTGCGAACTTCAACAATATAAAGTTTTTAAATCCTAAGGTGTCGTCTTGTAAATTACGTAATTTTTCCATATGGGTTACGATATCTTCAGGACGTTCTCTGTGATAACAGAGCATGGTACTATTGCTTGGAATACCGAGGTTATGGGCCGTCTTATGGATTTCTAAGAAATCTTGGGATGAGAGACGCCCAGGAGCTAATATTTCCCGTATTTCATCTACTAGGATATCGCATCCTCCTCCAGGAATAGAATCTAGACCAGCATTTTTTAAGATTTGCAAGATTTCGATAACGGGGAGGTTATGAAGCTTAGCGAGGTAATCATATTCGATACCTGTGAGAGCCTTGATATGAATATGGGGGAGGAGCTCCTTAATTTTACTGAACAATTCTGTATAGTAGTCTAGATTACAATCTTGGGAACATCCCGCAACAATATGCGTCTCTGTAATAGGAGCATCTAACTGTCGGATTTGATCTATAAGTTGATCTGGGGTGTAAAACCATCCTTTACTGTCGCCAGGTTTCGCGTAGAAAGCACAAAATGTACAATTGAACTCGCAGAAATTCGTTGGGTATAAATATAGGGTGGAAGAGTAGTAAACAACATCACCGACATACTTTTGACGTACCATATTTGCAAATGCCCATAGGGCACGTTGGTCGTCTTCATCTTCTAATAAAAGTAGACGCAAAGCGTCTTCTTTGGAGAGGCGAGCGCCTTCTATATAATCTTCGAATAACTGCTTCATCCAGGAGTTTTTAGGCAGAATGCGGATTGTGCGTGTCGTCGTCATGAGAAGGTGCCTCTGTTTTAGAGTCAGGTCCGGTTTGTTTATCGCAGGTTTTTTTTTGGCAACAATCGGGTTTTCCACATCCTTTAGATAAAGGCCTACCTAATAGATAAGAACCTATCAGTAAAATGACCATACCTATTCCTAGTAGTGCTGTTGCACAGCAAATAAGCAGAAAAAGAGTCATCATATAGAGGTTTGCCTTTAACGGGAGTTATTAATGTAAATCCACCCAAATAGGTGAACTCCATGCCATAGAATGGTCAACTTGGGTCACTCGTAAATAATAAAAGACAAAAGGAATTTTCCCTTTAGGATCTTTAAGGGTTACTGAAGACAAAGGAGCCATGTCATCATATTCATAAGTTAAGTTATTGCTATCAGGATGGAAGGTTTTGAGAACCTCTCCATTGCGGATAATCTCAACAGTTTTTAGTTGAGCGGTTCCTGCAACATATCCTGAAATATGACGATTTACAGCAAGACCTGGTTTTGTTGTCGTTGATAACTCAGAACCCATAGGAGCTGAGGTAATATTAAAACTAACGATGATTCTCGGCCCTGTAGTTGCATAGCAATGACGCTGATACAAAGCTTCTGCAAGAGATTCACGATTGTATTTATTGCAAATGATAGCAGTAAGTCCTGGAGTATACTGTTGCTGATTTTCATCGAAGAGGTTTTTGTAGATACCGCGATCATCCAAACCTCCAGCAACAAAACCAAAACGTAGATTTTGTTTTAATGCTTCTAGCAATGTTCCTGATTGTACTTCGGAATCAGATCCTTTAATGGGGAAAAGATTGCCCTCTTTTTCTGTTCTTTCTGAACATCCCCAAGAGTTGTAAATTTCCGCTACACGCTCAAATTCTGGATGGAAATTTTGGAAGTTGAAACCATAGCGTTTTGATGCTGTAAAGCAGGGTATGGAGATAACTTCGTGAGGAGATGCGCTTTTATATAGCTTAGATAAAGAAGGAATTTTGCAGTCTTTATGTTTAGATAAAGATTTGTTTTCTTTTACGTAGAGAATATGTCGGACACCTTCTTCTTGCGATTCTCCGGAATACTGCACTCCAGATAGTGTGACAAAACGATCTTCTTCGTTGAAATCAGAGACTGTTTGGGAAATCATTTTCCAAAGATCTGTGCTTAGCCCTTCTTGATTTTCAAAAGCAGAAGAGGCGTAGAAATTTAAAGCACAATCGTCTCTGAAATGTCGTAGGCATGCTTCAATATTTTCTTCAGAGTCTACACGTTCTGATTCTCCATGGAGTAAGCCCCACATAAGATTAGGAGCGGCATCTGAGAAACATTTGATAGGTGCTGATACAAAGACCTCTTGAGTTAGGAGATTTTTTAATTGGATTCTATAAATTCCTGCTTCGTTGAAGTAAAGATTAGGAAGGATAACGAATCCTGTTTCAGGAATGAATAGTTGCCAATTAAGGTTTTCTCTGAGGTGTTCGTAAGAAAGTTCTATACGTGTGTTTTCGGGAGAAAAGTTCGTAAGATTGTTGAACTCGTCTTCGAAGCGTACGGTAATATCAAAACGTTTGTTTTTTACAACATAGGAGGGTGTGAAGATGCGAATGTGTTTGAGAACATTACCACGAATATCCATCGAAAAGATATCGGGTTCATCATAATCGCCATTTCCTGTTGTGTCTACATAGAGATAAAAAAGTTTACGACGTTGAGTAAATAATTGAGCGCCGTTTCCGTTTTCATCTGTTTGGGGATGCTCTGGAGAGGGTCCAAGAATAATGGTTACGGTATCACCAGCTTCTACTTCGTGGGGGAGGGTAAACTCATATTGGAAAGTAGGGCTATGTGGAATAGGAATAGCTACAGCTTTGAGGATATCTCCTCGAGGCATTTCTGCGTAGATAGTATTTCTGGGTTGTTGCAAATCAATGGAAGGAGCTTCCCAGTCTATAGGTCTTCCTTGACTTCCTAAATCAAATTTTAACTTTGTTCCTTCTGGGAGATCATCTACCGGAGAATAAAGAAATTTCCATGTGGATATTTGCCCAGCTCTAGCTACGGAAGGATTAACATAACAAACAGATCTGCGCATAATAACATAGCGGGTTGGAATCAACAGAATGCATTATCATACACTAGAAAAAGGTTTTTCTCAATCTTCGTCTTTGCTTAAAGCTTGTAATGCTTCTTGTATGCTGGAGAACATTTTAAAATATGAGAGGAATCCTGTGACGTAGAGGGTTTGTTCTATAGTTTTTGGCACAGAGGTAAGAACAATTTTCCCGGAATGTTTTCCTACTTGATGATAGCTTTGTAGTAAGACACGGATGCCTGCGCTGGACATGTAATCCAAATTTGTGCAATCTAAGACGATATTTTTCGTCCCTGAAGATAGAGATTGTGAGATACTTTCTTGTACTTCCGGCGAAGAGATCCCGTCAAGTTTTCCTTGGAGATGTAAGACAGCAGTGGTTCCGTGCTCTTCTTTGTGGATGTTATTCATTATGGTTGATGCTCCCAAACCTATGGTCGTTTCTCAAGACCTAACTCTCGTAAATCTTTAGGTTTTTTGCAAAGAGATTTTTGTATTCTTTTGTTTCTCTGTAGATTATAGGAAGTTACGCAGGAGGTAATTTCTTTCTCCTTGGTGTGATTTTTAGTTTTCCTACGCTACGTTCTGAGCAGGTGATAATTTCGATATCGAAATTTTCGTGATGAATTTTCATTCCTTTTTTAGGAACGGCACCCACTTTATGAAACACGTGGCCTCCTAGGGTGTCGTAGCTATTTTCATGATGGATTTTTAGATTGAAGTACTCTTCGGCATCTGAGATGTTCATTCGACCATCTACAATCCATGAATTTCCTACTTTTTTGTAGGGAAGGTCTTCTTGAACATCGTATTCATCAGAGATCTCTCCGAAGATTTCTTCGATGATATCTTCCATACTGACGATTCCCTCTGTGATTCCATATTCATTTACTACAATGGCGAGATGGCGATGTTTTTGGCGGAAGTCTTGAAGTAATGAGGAGGCTTTTTTAATTTCTGGGGTGTATAAGGGAGGTTTTGCTACTGAAGAAACAGGAAGAGAAAAATTTGCGGATGAGGGGTCCATAGTGAGTAGATCTTTAACTAGAAGGACTCCGGTGATGTTATCGATATTTTTTTTGTACAGGGGAATACGGCTATAGCCTTCTTCTATAATAGCGGGGAAGGCATTGCGAATAGGAGTATCTTCTTGAAGAGCAAAAATATCTACCTTAGGGATCATGATTTCCCTGATTATGAGCTTATCGAAGGATGACACAGCTTCTGATAATTGATTTTCCATTTCGGAACTGTTGATTTTGGGATCATGATTTTTTTTCTCAACGGTTCTTTGAAGAGGGAAAAAGAATGCTTGAAACAGTGAGGATGCTGAGCATAGTGAGGAATGAATTCGTTTATGTAGGGAGATGCAGTGGGGTAGAAATCCGTAAACGAGGGGTGCTGCTAGTATATAGACTGTCCAAAAGAGTAAGGAGAGGCTGTGTGTTTTAAATGAGTATTGAGAATAGATGGCAGTGCCAAGAATCCCATAGAAGCAGAGCAAAACAGCGGCTAGGAGTGCTGGGGTGTTTGATCGGCAGGCTTGTTTATGGGTAGTTTCATTATCTTCGTTATCTTTACGAGCTTTGCATAATTCATTATGAGGTTCTTCAGAAAGGGCTGTGGAAAATAAGAGAACAAGAATAAAAATTGCTAATAGGAAATTCAGCATCTTAATTTGTCAAAAGAGCGTGTTTTTCTCTTAACATACATAGCGCTTGATTTTCTTTAACTCTCATTTTTTTTCTTTCTTGAGAGGTTAAATCATCATATCCGAGCATGTGTAGGAGAGAGTGAACAATATAACGAGAAATTTCTTCATATAGAACTTCTCTGTCGCTGGCGCGATCTTTTAAGAAACGGACTGCCGCCTGAGGGCTGATAAAAGCTTCCCCTAAAATATGAGGTGTAGAACTTGCTTCTGGCGAATCTATAGGTAGGGTGATGGCATCCGTAAGCGAGGGATCAGAAAAAACTTCATTATGAAGATGGGCGAGAGCCTCATCTTCTAGAAAGTAGATATATACTTGATCCGTATTGATTTCCCAAAATTGCAAGCAACAGAGAACCAACTTTTTTACTGATTGCGCCTGAATAGGAACAGACTTTTGCTTATTAGAAACACAAACTTTTGTTGAAACTTTCTTCAAGATAAATCAGCACAGTACAGAAAGGATAAAGTTTACTTTACAATAGGGGTTTTAGGAAGACCTGTAACCTTCTTCGCCGTCTCATCATTCCAACGGCCTAGTTTACGTAAGACTTCTACTCTTTCGAAACGTTTAAGAACATTTCTTTTAGTATCTCCTTTAATGGATTTACCGTAACTACGATGTCGAGACATAATTTTACTCTAGTAACTAACTAATTTGTGGAATAAAAACACTTGCGCTGTCTGTTGTGTTTTTATGTGTTCTGTAAGCAATTCTCGGAGCAGGTTTTGGATGAACAATAGCATAAACAGGCTTACGCTTTTTTGGACTTACCGCTCTTCGACGAGCTTGTTTACTCATGCGTGTCATAAGATAACTCGATATTTAACTTTTTAATTCTCCAAAGTGATCGAGAGAAGATTGGAGATGTATAACAAGGGAAAGAATACTTAAAGGAGCGTTTTTTTTCAATAGGGGGACCTATTTATCCCTGAGGATTTTGACTTAATGCTTCGGTAATGGGAGAACATCCTGTATTTGATCCTGTAGTAAGAACCCCGCAAGAAATAATATATTTGAATGCGTCTTCGATTTTCATATCTAAAAAAGTAATATCAGATTTTTTAAATAGAGTGAGAAATCCTGAGGTTGGGTTTGGAGTTGTTGGTATAAATACGGTGATCATAGGGTCTTCGGGATCATCGGAGCAGATCTGTGGAGCATCACCGGCGACTAGTCCTATGCAGCGTGTTTTTTCGTTAGGGAAAGGGACCATAACAACTTGTTTGAAGGAGCCAGATTGTGATCCAAAGATGGTAGTCATGACTTGTTGAGCAGCTTTGTAGACTGTTTTTATGATGGGAATGCGATGGAGTACTTTATCATAAATAGATAGTAAGGACTTGAAGATCATCAATCGTGCGAGGAACCCTAGTAATACAGTGGCAAAGAACAGTCCAAAGAGTAGGATAATTTGTAAAACAAATTTTAGTAAGGCTTTGTGTTTCGAGTAGAAACTAATACGTTCGAAAAATCCTGAGACGAGTCCAACAAAAGGCTGGGTAAGGAAGTTCATTATCATACCGACGATAGCGAGGGTAATTGCTAGGGGCAGAAGGATAATTAGGCCTGTAATAAAATGTTTTTTCATAAATCGCTGTTTGTTGAGTTTGAAAATTTCTAAGAGTTCTTTTGCATAGGGTATATACCTATTCTATTTTCTTGTATCAACTCCTCTTTATGAATTACGGCAGATTCAAAGTTTTTTAATTGATATGCAGACTAACTTCTTAGGGCTACCTAAACACTGTTAGATTTTTCATTATTTTAGTCTTTAGAGTTGTGATATTCCTTGTTTTAACTTTTTTTAGCAATTTGCAAAGCTTTTTTCTGGGATGTCCTGGGGATTTTCTATGCTTTTTTTTGTGTTTAAAACGAATCTCCAAGGGAGATCGCGATATTCTTTTGCGTAATCGATGCCTATGCGAGGTGTTTCCGTTATTTCTCCTGAAATTTTCTCTTTACTTATGTGGAGATTTGGGGAAGTAAGAGAGTGCATGTTGTGTTCTATGGAGAGGTTTAGCGCTTGGCAGATTTTTCCTGGTCCGTTAGTAAGAAGGGATTTAGGTTTGTTGTGCCACTGTCTTCTTTGGATCATAATATTTTCTCCTTTGTGGGGGAGAATGGCGCGTATAAGCACAGCGTGGGGGAGATTTTGGCTTCCTGTTACAACATTGAATAGGAAGTGCATTCCATAACAACGATAGATATATGCAACGCCGCCGCGGCAATACATAGCTGCGTTTCTTGTCGTTTTTCTGTAATTGTAAGCGTGGCAAGCTTTATCATCGGGGCCGCGATAGGCTTCGGTTTCGATGATAAATCCTGCAGTAGTTTCTCCTTCTATTTTTGTAACGAGAAGATGACCGAGTAGTCCTTTTGCTAAGGAAAGAACGTCATCGTTAAGGAAGAAACTTTCTGGAAGCATTATTCTGTTGTCCTTTTTCTTCTGCTTCTATGTTTTTTTTCTGTTGTGGGTTGTGTTTGTTTAGTTTTTGTTGCCAAGGCCCAGTTGATGGTTTGTGTCAGAAGATCTACTTCTGAGAGCCTAACATCTATTTTTGCTCCTGGGCGGATTTTGCTTGGCAGCTCTTCAGGGGATGTTTTCTTTTTTATAGCGTATTCTTTGGGTAGTTGCGCTGCAGAGATGAACCCTTCCTGACAAAACTCGGGAACTGTGAATGAGATTCCCTCGGGGTTTGTTGTAATGATGAAGGCCTTGTATGTTGTGTCTGGTTGTTCTTTGAGAAACTTATTTAAGAATCTGGTTTTTTTTATTGTTTCGAAGGCGAATTCTGCTTTTGCTGCTATACGTTCTTGAGTTGAGCATGCTCTTACAATATGTTCCAAGCGTGTTTCTTCTATGGACATGGGGTGGAAGAGTAGCCTGTGAACAACAAGGTCGATGTATCTACGAATCGGACTTGTAAAGTGTGTATAGAAGTCGAGTTTTAATCCGTAATGACCTTTATTTTCCGTAGAGTAGGAAGCTGTTTTCATACTACGGACAAATTGAGAATGGAGTATTGACTCTAGTGGATGTCCTGCTGAGCTTTCCTGTAGGAGATATTGGTAATCGGGTTCTTGCGTTGGGGTCATGACAATATCAAACCCCATAGCTTTTGCCATTTCTTGGAAGGAGAGTAGGTTCTCGTCGTTAGGAGATTCGTGGATTCTGAACGGTAGAGTTACCCCCTGATGAGAGATATGGTAGGCAATAACTTCGTTAGCTTTCAGCATGAACTCTTCGATGAGTTTATGAGAAAGAGTTTGTCTGGTTTCTATAAGTGCGACGGGTTCTTGGAGGTTATCTAGAGACATAGTAAAAGATGGAAGAACTAGACGTATGCACCCACGTTGTTCTCTGAGATCTGCGAATTTTTTACTTAGTTCTGTCATCTCATGGAGTGTTTTTGATATGGGATGCGCTTGTTTTTTCTCTATGATGTCGTCGACTTCATCGTAGGTCATACGATATTTACTACGTATGACACTACGAAATACTTCGTAATCAGAAAGGTGTCCTGATTTTGTAAATGTCATAAATACTGAAACTGCGAGTCTATCTACGTTAGGTTTTAAGCTGCAGAGGTTGTCAGAAAGTGCTGAAGGTAGCATAGGTACAACTTTCCCTGGGAAGTAGATAGAGTTGCATCTTTTACTTGCTTCCTGATCTAGAGCAGAGTGAGGTGTGACGTAGTGGGACACATCTGCGATGTGTACTCCGAGAATGTAGTTATCATTATTATCATAGGTAAGGGATACGGCATCATCGAAATCTTTAGCTGTTACCGAATCGATAGTAAAGCATAGGAGATCGCGAAGATCTTTTCGTGATCTTAAGGCTTGGCTAATATGTTTTTGTGAGAAGTGGGTAGTTTCTTCAACTACGGCTTCTGGGAAATCTTCTTCGATAGCGTATTCAGCTTTTATACAGGGGAAATCGGATTTAGCATTAGAAATATTCCCGATAAATTCGATCATTTCTAATGGAGGGGGTTCTTTTGATGCGGGTTTTTCTTTCCATTCTGGTGTGCTGAGCAGTAGGCGATCTCCGATTTTATAGGAGCGCTTAGGCATAAGTTGAGCTTTTACTGGAACATCGGGACCTAGGGCATTTACACAAACAAGAGCAAGCTCGGCGTCAATTAATGAGGTGATTGTTCCTACAAGAACGGTTTTTCCTCTTGATACTACCTGATGAATAACTCCTTTTCTTTTTTCTCCTTCTTTGGAGTGGGGGAAAAGGGAGACAACAACGTGATCTCCATCCAGCGCTCCTTTAAGATCTCTCGCGGGAATAAAGATATCAAAAGGGTATTCTTCTGGGTGATCTGGGGAAACAAATCCGAAGCCTTTTTTTGCGTGAACAAACAGAATTCCTGGAAT
This window of the Chlamydia sp. BM-2023 genome carries:
- a CDS encoding hemolysin family protein, yielding MLNFLLAIFILVLLFSTALSEEPHNELCKARKDNEDNETTHKQACRSNTPALLAAVLLCFYGILGTAIYSQYSFKTHSLSLLFWTVYILAAPLVYGFLPHCISLHKRIHSSLCSASSLFQAFFFPLQRTVEKKNHDPKINSSEMENQLSEAVSSFDKLIIREIMIPKVDIFALQEDTPIRNAFPAIIEEGYSRIPLYKKNIDNITGVLLVKDLLTMDPSSANFSLPVSSVAKPPLYTPEIKKASSLLQDFRQKHRHLAIVVNEYGITEGIVSMEDIIEEIFGEISDEYDVQEDLPYKKVGNSWIVDGRMNISDAEEYFNLKIHHENSYDTLGGHVFHKVGAVPKKGMKIHHENFDIEIITCSERSVGKLKITPRRKKLPPA
- a CDS encoding DNA-3-methyladenine glycosylase; this encodes MLPESFFLNDDVLSLAKGLLGHLLVTKIEGETTAGFIIETEAYRGPDDKACHAYNYRKTTRNAAMYCRGGVAYIYRCYGMHFLFNVVTGSQNLPHAVLIRAILPHKGENIMIQRRQWHNKPKSLLTNGPGKICQALNLSIEHNMHSLTSPNLHISKEKISGEITETPRIGIDYAKEYRDLPWRFVLNTKKSIENPQDIPEKSFANC
- a CDS encoding DUF3604 domain-containing protein, with translation MRRSVCYVNPSVARAGQISTWKFLYSPVDDLPEGTKLKFDLGSQGRPIDWEAPSIDLQQPRNTIYAEMPRGDILKAVAIPIPHSPTFQYEFTLPHEVEAGDTVTIILGPSPEHPQTDENGNGAQLFTQRRKLFYLYVDTTGNGDYDEPDIFSMDIRGNVLKHIRIFTPSYVVKNKRFDITVRFEDEFNNLTNFSPENTRIELSYEHLRENLNWQLFIPETGFVILPNLYFNEAGIYRIQLKNLLTQEVFVSAPIKCFSDAAPNLMWGLLHGESERVDSEENIEACLRHFRDDCALNFYASSAFENQEGLSTDLWKMISQTVSDFNEEDRFVTLSGVQYSGESQEEGVRHILYVKENKSLSKHKDCKIPSLSKLYKSASPHEVISIPCFTASKRYGFNFQNFHPEFERVAEIYNSWGCSERTEKEGNLFPIKGSDSEVQSGTLLEALKQNLRFGFVAGGLDDRGIYKNLFDENQQQYTPGLTAIICNKYNRESLAEALYQRHCYATTGPRIIVSFNITSAPMGSELSTTTKPGLAVNRHISGYVAGTAQLKTVEIIRNGEVLKTFHPDSNNLTYEYDDMAPLSSVTLKDPKGKIPFVFYYLRVTQVDHSMAWSSPIWVDLH
- a CDS encoding UPF0158 family protein, producing the protein MTTYPVPQNPLLLRALRLMDAFSKSDDERDFYLDRVEGFILYIDLDKDQEDLDKIYEELEINAERYCLIPKLTFYEVKKIMETFINEKIYDIDTKEKFLEILQSKNAREQFLEFIYDHESELEKWQQFYVERSRIRIIEWLRNNKFHFVFEEDLDFTKHILEQFKIHLFDTKVSKELTQARQLLVNKAKVYYSNEALNPRPKRGRPPKQSAKVESETTISSDIYTKVPSVARRFLFLPEITSASSITFSEKFDTEEEFLANLRGSGRVEDQLNLANLSERFASLKELSAKLGYDSMSTGDFFGDDDDDEEKVPVKSKAPAKRGRKKSS
- the ubiE gene encoding bifunctional demethylmenaquinone methyltransferase/2-methoxy-6-polyprenyl-1,4-benzoquinol methylase UbiE, with translation MQLSTNKPNLREMFDFLAPKYDKINSILSLGMHHLWNRKFSKMLGKSEQIIDLCSGTGKVSYKYTRNYPGSQATLVDFSPVMLLEAKKRYPKAPFTLVESDIVQLPIDSESQTLAAMAYGLRNLSDPKEALDEIYRILKKGGSLGILELTSPSNKHPMYLVHRFYLQFLIPRIGKHYSKNKDAYTYLSSSIRNLPKDQHLEHLFKEAKFHISKKRKLSFGVATIWILKK
- the ybeY gene encoding rRNA maturation RNase YbeY, coding for MKKVSTKVCVSNKQKSVPIQAQSVKKLVLCCLQFWEINTDQVYIYFLEDEALAHLHNEVFSDPSLTDAITLPIDSPEASSTPHILGEAFISPQAAVRFLKDRASDREVLYEEISRYIVHSLLHMLGYDDLTSQERKKMRVKENQALCMLREKHALLTN
- a CDS encoding small basic protein, whose protein sequence is MSRHRSYGKSIKGDTKRNVLKRFERVEVLRKLGRWNDETAKKVTGLPKTPIVK
- a CDS encoding DUF502 domain-containing protein, with product MKKHFITGLIILLPLAITLAIVGMIMNFLTQPFVGLVSGFFERISFYSKHKALLKFVLQIILLFGLFFATVLLGFLARLMIFKSLLSIYDKVLHRIPIIKTVYKAAQQVMTTIFGSQSGSFKQVVMVPFPNEKTRCIGLVAGDAPQICSDDPEDPMITVFIPTTPNPTSGFLTLFKKSDITFLDMKIEDAFKYIISCGVLTTGSNTGCSPITEALSQNPQG
- a CDS encoding CofH family radical SAM protein, whose amino-acid sequence is MTTTRTIRILPKNSWMKQLFEDYIEGARLSKEDALRLLLLEDEDDQRALWAFANMVRQKYVGDVVYYSSTLYLYPTNFCEFNCTFCAFYAKPGDSKGWFYTPDQLIDQIRQLDAPITETHIVAGCSQDCNLDYYTELFSKIKELLPHIHIKALTGIEYDYLAKLHNLPVIEILQILKNAGLDSIPGGGCDILVDEIREILAPGRLSSQDFLEIHKTAHNLGIPSNSTMLCYHRERPEDIVTHMEKLRNLQDDTLGFKNFILLKFATENNALGKRLRKLSCSHNILPASIIAVARLFLDNFRNIKALWNYLGIDEALHLLSCGANDFSSTHLGEKVFEMASSKQTIRMDIEGMASLIKQQGRIPCLTNSKDV
- a CDS encoding anti-sigma factor antagonist; amino-acid sequence: MNNIHKEEHGTTAVLHLQGKLDGISSPEVQESISQSLSSGTKNIVLDCTNLDYMSSAGIRVLLQSYHQVGKHSGKIVLTSVPKTIEQTLYVTGFLSYFKMFSSIQEALQALSKDED
- a CDS encoding menaquinone biosynthesis protein — translated: MSNELERRLTLGCVSYINAFPFSLELAERNDIFLHTAPPADLLAKLLDGSLQFALTSSVGSLTHPLGKLSGFGIAAYKKILSVNLYAAPTFFTSGKLRIAATKESRSSVMLLNILCRYLWNTPIPEIIQLSSDDVLKTSSENYDGLLLIGDKALHHPHISGFSTYDLAQGWYELTQLPFVFAVVLSNNPQGSATIQTALEQSLSHFEAHPEAAIAKAVERTQLPENLIKEYYSLCRYRLREEDYEGLEKFREYHAAIYQQT